From Corvus cornix cornix isolate S_Up_H32 chromosome 1A, ASM73873v5, whole genome shotgun sequence, a single genomic window includes:
- the SLC5A8 gene encoding sodium-coupled monocarboxylate transporter 1 isoform X2, whose product MGRFTVWDYVVFAAMLLISAIIGVYYAFVGGGQKTSKDFLMAGRSMTALPVALSLTASFMSAVTVLGTPAEIYRYGAIFCIFAITYGLVVLCSAEIFLPVFYKLGITSTYETLYTGIVIYAPALALNQVTGFDLWGAVVATGVVCTFYCTLGGLKAVVWTDVFQVGIMVAGFSSVIIRAVVVQEGIGRIVNDSYHGGRLNFWDFNPNPLQRHTFWTIVIGGTFTWTSIYGVNQSQVQRYIACKNRFHAKLSLYINLVGLWAILVCATLCGLALYSIYKDCDPWTANQVSALDQLMPYLVLDILHDFPGVPGLFVASAYSGTLSTVSSSINALAAVTVEDLIKPYFKSLSEKKLSWISMGMSLFYGGVCIAMAALASLLGALLQAALSIFGMVGGPLLGLFALGILCSFANGIGAFVGLVSGFTISLWVGIGSQIYPPLPERTKPLYLSTAGCNISSGNITSTEIPLTTVFSTPGAERPALADNWYSLSYLYFSTIGTLVTVVVGIIISLLTGGLKQNTDRKFLLTKEDFLSNFSRSETEQPEKVEVLNWKPFTMGDEGTDNPAFSHIEMDVASDKNKVNGLHI is encoded by the exons ATGGGCCGCTTCACTGTCTGGGACTATGTGGTTTTCGCGGCCATGCTGCTCATCTCAGCCATCATTGGTGTCTACTATGCCTTCGTGGGAGGGGGGCAGAAGACATCAAAGGACTTCCTCATGGCAGGCCGCAGCATGACTGCCCTCCCGGTTGCACTCTCCCTCACTGCCAGCTTCATGTCAGCCGTCACGGTGCTGGGCACCCCTGCTGAGATCTATCGCTATGGTGCCATCTTCTGCATCTTTGCCATCACCTACGGCCTGGTGGTGCTATGCAGTGCCGAGATCTTCCTGCCCGTCTTCTACAAGCTGGGCATTACCAGCACCTATGAG ACTTTATACACTGGCATTGTCATTTATGCTCCAGCTTTAGCACTAAATCAAG TCACTGGCTTTGACTTGTGGGGTGCAGTGGTGGCAACTGGCGTGGTCTGCACATTCTACTGCACACTG GGTGGTCTGAAGGCAGTGGTGTGGACAGACGTTTTCCAGGTTGGAATCATGGTTGCTGGATTTTCATCTGTGATTATACGAGCTGTGGTGGTTCAGGAGGGAATTGGACGCATTGTAAATGATTCCTACCATGGAGGAAGATTAAACTTCTGGGA CTTTAATCCCAATCCTTTGCAAAGGCACACCTTCTGGACGATTGTTATAGGTGGGACTTTCACATGGACTAGCATATACGGGGTTAACCAGTCTCAAGTCCAGAGATACATTGCTTGCAAAAACAGATTCCACGCAAAATT GTCCCTCTACATCAACCTGGTGGGACTCTGGGCGATCCTGGTCTGTGCCACGCTGTGTGGGCTGGCCCTCTACTCCATCTACAAAGACTGTGACCCATGGACGGCCAATCAGGTGTCAGCACTCGACCAG CTAATGCCATACCTAGTGCTGGATATCCTGCATGATTTTCCAGGAGTGCCAGGGCTTTTTGTGGCTAGTGCCTACAGTGGGACATTAAG TACGGTGTCCTCCAGCATCAATGCTCTGGCTGCTGTGACTGTTGAAGACCTCATTAAGCCCTACTTCAAATCGCTCTCTGAAAAGAAGCTGTCATGGATTTCCATGGGGATGA GCCTGTTTTATGGTGGAGTCTGCATTGCTATGGCTGCACTGGCATCTCTTCTGGGAGCCTTGTTGCAG gCAGCGCTCAGCATTTTTGGCATGGTTGGTGGTCCCCTTTTAGGACTGTTTGCCTTGGGAATCCTCTGCTCCTTTGCAAATGGAATT ggGGCATTTGTGGGTCTTGTCAGTGGCTTCACTATTTCACTTTGGGTTGGAATTGGATCTCAGATTTATCCTCCACTTCCAGAGAGGACCAAGCCACTCTATCTCTCGACTGCAGGCTGTAATATATCCTCAGGAAATATAACATCAACAGAAATTCCATTAACAACGGTTTTCAGCACACCAGGTGCAGAAAG gCCTGCCCTGGCAGACAACTGGTATTCTTTGTCTTATCTCTACTTCAGCACGATTGGGACACTTGTCACAGTAGTTGTGGGAATAATTATCAGCCTCCTAACAG GAGGACTAAAGCAGAACACAGATCGTAAATTCCTGCTGACCAAGGAAGATTTCCTGTCCAACTTCTCACGGTCTGAAACTGAGCAA cCAGAGAAAGTGGAAGTGTTGAACTGGAAACCATTTACCATGGGAGACGAAGGAACTGACAACCCTGCCTTCAGCCACATTGAAATGGATGTTGCAAGTGATAAGAACAAAGTCAATGGCCTTCATATATGA
- the SLC5A8 gene encoding sodium-coupled monocarboxylate transporter 1 isoform X1, which translates to MGRFTVWDYVVFAAMLLISAIIGVYYAFVGGGQKTSKDFLMAGRSMTALPVALSLTASFMSAVTVLGTPAEIYRYGAIFCIFAITYGLVVLCSAEIFLPVFYKLGITSTYEYLELRFNKYLRLCGTILFIIQTTLYTGIVIYAPALALNQVTGFDLWGAVVATGVVCTFYCTLGGLKAVVWTDVFQVGIMVAGFSSVIIRAVVVQEGIGRIVNDSYHGGRLNFWDFNPNPLQRHTFWTIVIGGTFTWTSIYGVNQSQVQRYIACKNRFHAKLSLYINLVGLWAILVCATLCGLALYSIYKDCDPWTANQVSALDQLMPYLVLDILHDFPGVPGLFVASAYSGTLSTVSSSINALAAVTVEDLIKPYFKSLSEKKLSWISMGMSLFYGGVCIAMAALASLLGALLQAALSIFGMVGGPLLGLFALGILCSFANGIGAFVGLVSGFTISLWVGIGSQIYPPLPERTKPLYLSTAGCNISSGNITSTEIPLTTVFSTPGAERPALADNWYSLSYLYFSTIGTLVTVVVGIIISLLTGGLKQNTDRKFLLTKEDFLSNFSRSETEQPEKVEVLNWKPFTMGDEGTDNPAFSHIEMDVASDKNKVNGLHI; encoded by the exons ATGGGCCGCTTCACTGTCTGGGACTATGTGGTTTTCGCGGCCATGCTGCTCATCTCAGCCATCATTGGTGTCTACTATGCCTTCGTGGGAGGGGGGCAGAAGACATCAAAGGACTTCCTCATGGCAGGCCGCAGCATGACTGCCCTCCCGGTTGCACTCTCCCTCACTGCCAGCTTCATGTCAGCCGTCACGGTGCTGGGCACCCCTGCTGAGATCTATCGCTATGGTGCCATCTTCTGCATCTTTGCCATCACCTACGGCCTGGTGGTGCTATGCAGTGCCGAGATCTTCCTGCCCGTCTTCTACAAGCTGGGCATTACCAGCACCTATGAG TATTTAGAACTTCGATTTAATAAGTATCTACGCCTTTGTGGAACGATCCTTTTCATAATACAAACG ACTTTATACACTGGCATTGTCATTTATGCTCCAGCTTTAGCACTAAATCAAG TCACTGGCTTTGACTTGTGGGGTGCAGTGGTGGCAACTGGCGTGGTCTGCACATTCTACTGCACACTG GGTGGTCTGAAGGCAGTGGTGTGGACAGACGTTTTCCAGGTTGGAATCATGGTTGCTGGATTTTCATCTGTGATTATACGAGCTGTGGTGGTTCAGGAGGGAATTGGACGCATTGTAAATGATTCCTACCATGGAGGAAGATTAAACTTCTGGGA CTTTAATCCCAATCCTTTGCAAAGGCACACCTTCTGGACGATTGTTATAGGTGGGACTTTCACATGGACTAGCATATACGGGGTTAACCAGTCTCAAGTCCAGAGATACATTGCTTGCAAAAACAGATTCCACGCAAAATT GTCCCTCTACATCAACCTGGTGGGACTCTGGGCGATCCTGGTCTGTGCCACGCTGTGTGGGCTGGCCCTCTACTCCATCTACAAAGACTGTGACCCATGGACGGCCAATCAGGTGTCAGCACTCGACCAG CTAATGCCATACCTAGTGCTGGATATCCTGCATGATTTTCCAGGAGTGCCAGGGCTTTTTGTGGCTAGTGCCTACAGTGGGACATTAAG TACGGTGTCCTCCAGCATCAATGCTCTGGCTGCTGTGACTGTTGAAGACCTCATTAAGCCCTACTTCAAATCGCTCTCTGAAAAGAAGCTGTCATGGATTTCCATGGGGATGA GCCTGTTTTATGGTGGAGTCTGCATTGCTATGGCTGCACTGGCATCTCTTCTGGGAGCCTTGTTGCAG gCAGCGCTCAGCATTTTTGGCATGGTTGGTGGTCCCCTTTTAGGACTGTTTGCCTTGGGAATCCTCTGCTCCTTTGCAAATGGAATT ggGGCATTTGTGGGTCTTGTCAGTGGCTTCACTATTTCACTTTGGGTTGGAATTGGATCTCAGATTTATCCTCCACTTCCAGAGAGGACCAAGCCACTCTATCTCTCGACTGCAGGCTGTAATATATCCTCAGGAAATATAACATCAACAGAAATTCCATTAACAACGGTTTTCAGCACACCAGGTGCAGAAAG gCCTGCCCTGGCAGACAACTGGTATTCTTTGTCTTATCTCTACTTCAGCACGATTGGGACACTTGTCACAGTAGTTGTGGGAATAATTATCAGCCTCCTAACAG GAGGACTAAAGCAGAACACAGATCGTAAATTCCTGCTGACCAAGGAAGATTTCCTGTCCAACTTCTCACGGTCTGAAACTGAGCAA cCAGAGAAAGTGGAAGTGTTGAACTGGAAACCATTTACCATGGGAGACGAAGGAACTGACAACCCTGCCTTCAGCCACATTGAAATGGATGTTGCAAGTGATAAGAACAAAGTCAATGGCCTTCATATATGA